Proteins from a single region of Pseudomonas fulva:
- the lysS gene encoding lysine--tRNA ligase, translating to MSDQQPDQHELQQEENKLIAQRKEKLAVIREQGSAFPNDFRRDNLCADLQKQYVDKTKEELEAAAIPVKVAGRIMLNRGAFMVIQDMSGRIQVYVNRKTLPEETLAQVKTWDMGDIIAAEGTLARSGKGDLYVEMTGVRLLTKSLRPLPDKHHGLTDTEQRYRQRYVDLIVNEEVRDTFRVRSQVIAHIRRFLAERDFLEVETPMLQTIPGGAAAKPFETHHNALDMAMFLRIAPELYLKRLVVGGFEKVFEINRNFRNEGVSTRHNPEFTMLEFYQAYADYEDNMDLTEELFRELAQTILGSTDVPYGDKVFHFGEPFVRLSVFDSILKYNPEITAADLQDLDKARAIAKKAGAKVLGFEGLGKLQVMIFEELVEHKLEQPHFITRYPFEVSPLARRSDDDPSVTDRFELFIGGREIANAYSELNDAEDQAARFLQQVADKDAGDDEAMHFDADFVRALEYGMPPTAGEGIGIDRLVMLLTNSPSIRDVILFPHMRPEL from the coding sequence GCAACAGGAAGAAAACAAGCTGATTGCCCAGCGCAAGGAAAAGCTTGCTGTCATCCGTGAGCAGGGCAGTGCCTTCCCGAACGACTTCCGCCGCGACAACCTCTGCGCCGACCTGCAGAAACAGTACGTGGACAAGACCAAGGAAGAGCTGGAAGCGGCTGCCATTCCGGTCAAGGTCGCCGGGCGCATCATGCTCAACCGCGGTGCCTTCATGGTCATCCAGGACATGAGCGGGCGCATCCAGGTCTACGTCAACCGCAAGACCCTGCCCGAAGAGACCCTGGCCCAGGTCAAGACCTGGGACATGGGCGACATCATCGCCGCCGAAGGCACCCTGGCCCGTTCGGGCAAGGGCGACCTGTACGTCGAGATGACGGGCGTGCGCCTGCTGACCAAGTCGCTGCGCCCGCTGCCGGACAAGCACCACGGCCTGACCGACACCGAGCAACGCTACCGCCAGCGCTACGTCGACCTGATCGTCAACGAAGAGGTGCGCGATACCTTCCGCGTGCGCTCCCAGGTCATCGCCCACATCCGCCGTTTCCTCGCCGAGCGCGACTTCCTGGAAGTGGAAACGCCGATGCTGCAGACCATTCCCGGTGGCGCCGCGGCCAAGCCCTTCGAAACCCACCACAACGCCCTGGACATGGCCATGTTCCTGCGCATCGCGCCGGAGCTGTACCTCAAGCGACTGGTCGTCGGTGGCTTCGAGAAGGTCTTCGAGATCAACCGCAACTTCCGTAACGAAGGGGTTTCGACCCGGCACAACCCCGAGTTCACCATGCTCGAGTTCTACCAGGCCTACGCCGACTACGAAGACAACATGGACCTGACCGAGGAGCTGTTCCGCGAGCTGGCCCAGACCATCCTCGGCAGCACCGACGTGCCTTACGGCGACAAGGTGTTCCACTTCGGCGAGCCATTCGTGCGCCTGTCGGTGTTCGACTCGATCCTCAAGTACAATCCGGAAATCACTGCCGCCGATCTGCAGGACCTGGACAAGGCCCGCGCCATCGCCAAGAAAGCCGGCGCCAAGGTGCTCGGCTTCGAAGGCCTGGGCAAGCTGCAGGTGATGATTTTCGAGGAGCTGGTCGAGCACAAGCTGGAGCAGCCGCACTTCATCACCCGTTACCCCTTCGAAGTCTCGCCCCTGGCCCGGCGCAGCGACGACGATCCGAGCGTCACCGACCGCTTCGAGCTGTTCATCGGTGGCCGCGAGATCGCCAACGCCTATTCCGAGCTCAATGATGCCGAAGACCAGGCTGCGCGCTTCCTGCAGCAGGTGGCCGACAAGGACGCCGGCGACGACGAGGCCATGCATTTCGACGCCGACTTCGTGCGCGCCCTCGAATACGGCATGCCGCCGACCGCGGGCGAGGGCATCGGCATCGACCGCCTGGTGATGCTGCTGACCAATTCGCCGTCGATCCGCGACGTGATTCTATTCCCGCATATGCGCCCGGAACTCTAA